From a single Georhizobium profundi genomic region:
- a CDS encoding cytidylyltransferase domain-containing protein yields MQKDTRIVALMIGRGGSSLPGKNVLPVHDVPLLVWAAAAAKRSRYIGRYYVSSDDDEILATAARAGYVPIRRPAELSTATAQSTDAVRHAMAIIEAEEPADIVVVQHANVGTITENIIDDCIEGLIKDPSLSAVVPSHEKAEYHPYRGKRVDKEGLMLPFVATEGPVSANRQDLPVCLYFDHSIWAIRSQAINDPNGQGPWPCMGQRIKPYLTEGCLDVHDLEDLKKTEDWILHHKVARPEW; encoded by the coding sequence ATGCAAAAAGATACTCGCATTGTTGCCTTGATGATCGGGCGCGGCGGGAGTTCGCTGCCTGGCAAAAATGTGCTTCCTGTACACGATGTGCCGCTGCTGGTCTGGGCTGCTGCGGCAGCAAAGCGCAGTCGGTATATCGGTCGGTACTACGTCAGTAGCGACGACGATGAAATTTTAGCGACGGCGGCACGAGCAGGGTACGTGCCGATCCGGCGACCTGCAGAGTTGAGTACGGCGACTGCACAGAGCACTGATGCGGTACGGCATGCTATGGCCATCATTGAAGCAGAGGAGCCTGCTGATATTGTTGTTGTCCAGCATGCCAATGTCGGCACGATAACTGAAAACATCATTGATGACTGTATTGAAGGTCTTATCAAAGACCCCTCATTGTCAGCAGTTGTTCCAAGTCACGAAAAGGCTGAGTACCATCCATATAGGGGGAAGCGAGTCGATAAAGAGGGGCTTATGCTGCCATTTGTTGCAACCGAAGGTCCCGTTTCGGCAAACAGGCAAGATCTTCCAGTGTGTTTATACTTTGATCATTCAATATGGGCAATTCGATCTCAGGCGATCAACGATCCCAATGGACAAGGGCCATGGCCATGTATGGGGCAGAGGATCAAGCCATATTTGACGGAGGGTTGTCTCGATGTCCATGATCTTGAAGATTTGAAGAAGACAGAAGACTGGATCCTCCATCATAAGGTTGCGCGACCAGAGTGGTAA
- a CDS encoding N-acetylneuraminate synthase family protein, which yields MVKTMTDAFSSQVGAIASTYGTDTIFILGKGPSVDEIPAEVFSGSLVIGVNDAERIYPADISIFHADWVAQALLENGARAQLYLTSTDFRPDRGRVLRVPHAELTQETADLMVQRLLSDEVVIEDVLFMSALRVAREVADQRGRPQQVYMVGFDFRPELGYAHPAGRQFTVGDEVERAMRIGMQENYLLNALYMLQGTGLELNHVGNRPYSRLSVDELVESFSRNRSGDHHERDWSVSVVAELTTNHFGDRFRLERMVRAAAAAGADFIKVQKRDVESFYSKEQLAAPYRSPFGTTFGDYRRQLELDGDDFTFIADLCKQLEIRWFASVLDEASYNFVLDFNPALIKLPSTISEYTDYLARVAASTDRGIVLSTGMTDKAYEEWVLQTFKEAPELYLMQANSAYPTPARDCNVGVVRHYSRLAKSNPRIIPAYSSHDENWFGSTLAVAAGARMVEKHVKFGNSEWAHFDAVALDLTTPQFREYVEKIREAEIIVGSEEKSVAPSEHHKYRIKKGY from the coding sequence ATGGTGAAGACTATGACGGACGCTTTCTCCAGCCAGGTAGGCGCTATCGCGTCGACATACGGCACCGATACGATTTTCATCCTGGGGAAGGGACCGTCCGTCGATGAGATACCTGCCGAGGTATTCTCTGGATCTCTCGTCATCGGCGTCAATGACGCAGAGCGGATCTACCCCGCAGACATCTCGATCTTTCATGCAGACTGGGTTGCCCAGGCCCTGCTCGAAAATGGCGCGCGGGCACAGCTTTATCTGACATCGACCGATTTTCGACCGGATCGCGGGCGCGTTTTGCGGGTTCCTCATGCGGAGCTGACGCAGGAGACGGCCGACCTGATGGTGCAGCGGCTGCTCTCCGACGAAGTCGTCATCGAGGATGTGCTCTTCATGTCGGCACTGCGCGTGGCCCGCGAAGTCGCGGATCAACGGGGCAGGCCGCAACAGGTCTATATGGTCGGCTTCGACTTCCGCCCGGAGCTTGGCTATGCCCACCCGGCCGGCCGTCAGTTCACGGTCGGCGATGAAGTCGAGCGCGCGATGCGGATCGGGATGCAGGAGAACTACCTGCTGAACGCGCTCTACATGCTGCAGGGCACGGGACTTGAACTGAACCATGTCGGCAATCGTCCTTACTCGCGGCTGTCGGTCGATGAGCTGGTCGAGAGCTTCAGCCGGAACCGGAGTGGGGACCATCACGAGCGCGATTGGTCCGTGAGTGTCGTCGCGGAGCTGACGACCAATCATTTCGGCGATCGCTTCAGGCTGGAACGCATGGTTCGTGCAGCGGCGGCTGCGGGAGCCGACTTCATCAAGGTTCAGAAGCGCGATGTGGAGAGCTTCTACAGCAAAGAGCAGCTGGCTGCTCCCTATCGCTCACCTTTCGGGACCACCTTTGGTGATTACCGGCGCCAGCTCGAACTGGATGGTGATGATTTCACCTTCATTGCCGATCTCTGCAAGCAGCTTGAAATCCGCTGGTTCGCGTCGGTACTCGATGAAGCGTCCTACAATTTCGTGCTGGACTTCAACCCGGCCCTGATCAAGCTCCCCTCAACCATCTCGGAGTACACGGACTATCTCGCGCGTGTTGCGGCCAGCACGGATCGCGGCATCGTGCTGTCCACCGGCATGACGGACAAGGCCTACGAAGAGTGGGTTCTGCAAACGTTCAAGGAGGCGCCGGAATTGTACCTGATGCAGGCAAATTCCGCCTATCCGACCCCTGCGCGTGATTGCAATGTGGGCGTTGTGCGGCACTACAGTCGCCTGGCAAAATCCAACCCGCGCATCATCCCAGCCTATTCCAGCCACGACGAAAACTGGTTCGGGTCAACACTTGCAGTGGCCGCCGGCGCACGCATGGTCGAAAAGCACGTCAAGTTCGGCAACAGTGAGTGGGCTCACTTCGACGCCGTTGCACTGGATCTGACGACGCCTCAGTTCCGCGAATATGTCGAAAAAATTCGCGAGGCTGAGATCATCGTTGGGTCGGAAGAGAAGTCAGTCGCTCCTAGCGAGCATCATAAATACCGGATAAAAAAAGGCTATTGA
- a CDS encoding inositol monophosphatase family protein, with protein sequence MTDIPSLLQQLRHVVEGSLPALQERRFDITWKPDGSPVTAADVYLEDLIRDWLTNALPGLCFIGEESWTPDLVVGDEWVAVLDPIDGTENFCSGLKEWGTSLSIWRGGKHAGSMLLMPELGEGMTSGAIPRVPRSRIVGFSSSFNDAIGQGLAENAEGRIMGCAVYNLFNVIRGAYARFVNPKGAYSWDLLAGVALAEEAGCEVIIDGEDYDGRFLQPGRRYRVDIRHRYDFHPGEGTVRR encoded by the coding sequence TTGACCGATATCCCCTCCCTGCTTCAGCAGTTGCGACATGTGGTAGAGGGCTCCCTGCCAGCACTTCAGGAGAGACGGTTCGACATCACATGGAAGCCGGATGGCAGTCCTGTCACGGCTGCTGATGTGTATCTCGAAGATCTGATCCGAGATTGGCTGACCAACGCGCTTCCCGGCCTCTGTTTCATCGGCGAGGAGAGTTGGACTCCCGATCTCGTGGTGGGGGACGAATGGGTCGCCGTGCTCGATCCTATCGATGGCACCGAGAATTTCTGCTCAGGCCTGAAGGAGTGGGGAACGTCCCTTTCCATCTGGCGCGGTGGAAAGCACGCAGGCAGCATGTTGCTGATGCCGGAACTCGGTGAGGGCATGACGTCGGGAGCGATCCCGCGTGTTCCCCGGTCGCGTATCGTCGGCTTCTCGTCATCATTCAACGACGCGATCGGACAAGGCCTCGCCGAAAATGCCGAGGGTCGGATCATGGGATGTGCCGTCTACAATCTTTTCAATGTCATTCGCGGCGCGTATGCGCGTTTTGTGAATCCGAAGGGTGCCTATAGCTGGGACTTGCTGGCTGGTGTCGCCCTTGCCGAAGAAGCCGGATGTGAGGTGATAATCGATGGTGAAGACTATGACGGACGCTTTCTCCAGCCAGGTAGGCGCTATCGCGTCGACATACGGCACCGATACGATTTTCATCCTGGGGAAGGGACCGTCCGTCGATGA